The Halogeometricum rufum genome has a segment encoding these proteins:
- a CDS encoding amidohydrolase translates to MVELLRDRLETVRRGFHRHPEPAWREFYTTARLVEEIARIGVDELAVGADAYDPADRMAVPDESDLEPWLNRAREYGADEDVLGKMAGGNTGAVAVLERGDGPSVGLRVDIDGLFVEESTDDDHRPAAEGFRSERDGTMHACGHDAHMTWGLATLEAVAASDFAGRLVVFFQPAEELSGGGRPMAESRFAEGLDYLLAVHVGLDHPTGEVVAGIEKPLAMCHVDVTIRGTSAHAGKAPNEGDNAIQAAGTVIQNAYAIPRHGDGMTRVNVGRVEAGTSSNVVAERAHMEAEARGETTELMEYVKSRLERTVASAAAMHGCRAEFDVVSESPRADSDPELQALVAEVAEGVEGIDSVLPAADFGASEDATFLMDRVQRDGGLATYLIVGTDHPTSHHTSTFDVDERSLGHGVDVLVRTIRELERRHPVPRATVGDDE, encoded by the coding sequence ATGGTAGAGTTACTCCGGGACCGTCTGGAGACGGTCCGTCGCGGCTTCCACCGCCACCCCGAACCGGCGTGGCGCGAGTTCTACACCACGGCTCGGCTGGTGGAGGAGATAGCGCGAATCGGCGTCGACGAACTGGCCGTCGGCGCCGACGCCTACGACCCCGCCGACCGGATGGCCGTCCCCGACGAGTCGGACCTGGAACCGTGGCTGAACCGCGCCCGGGAGTACGGCGCGGACGAGGACGTCCTCGGGAAGATGGCCGGCGGCAACACCGGCGCAGTCGCCGTCCTCGAACGCGGCGACGGGCCGTCGGTCGGACTCCGCGTCGACATCGACGGCCTGTTCGTCGAGGAGTCGACCGACGACGACCACCGCCCCGCGGCCGAGGGGTTCCGCTCGGAGAGAGACGGGACGATGCACGCCTGCGGGCACGACGCCCACATGACGTGGGGGTTGGCGACGCTCGAAGCGGTCGCGGCGAGCGACTTCGCGGGGCGACTCGTCGTCTTCTTCCAGCCGGCAGAAGAGCTGAGCGGCGGCGGCAGACCGATGGCCGAGAGCCGATTCGCGGAGGGGTTGGACTACCTGCTGGCCGTCCACGTCGGCCTCGACCACCCGACCGGCGAGGTGGTCGCGGGCATCGAGAAACCGCTCGCGATGTGCCACGTCGACGTGACCATCAGGGGAACGTCGGCCCACGCGGGCAAGGCCCCGAACGAGGGCGACAACGCCATTCAGGCGGCGGGCACCGTCATCCAGAACGCGTACGCCATCCCGCGCCACGGCGACGGGATGACCAGAGTGAACGTCGGCAGGGTCGAGGCGGGAACGTCGAGCAACGTCGTCGCCGAACGCGCCCACATGGAGGCCGAAGCGCGGGGGGAGACCACCGAACTGATGGAGTACGTGAAGTCGCGTCTGGAGCGTACGGTCGCGTCCGCGGCCGCCATGCACGGTTGCCGGGCCGAGTTCGACGTGGTGAGCGAGTCGCCGCGGGCGGACAGCGACCCCGAACTGCAGGCCCTCGTGGCCGAGGTGGCCGAGGGCGTCGAGGGCATCGACAGCGTCCTCCCGGCCGCCGACTTCGGCGCGAGCGAGGACGCGACGTTCCTGATGGACCGCGTGCAGCGAGACGGCGGGCTGGCGACGTACCTCATCGTCGGCACCGACCACCCGACGAGTCACCACACGTCGACGTTCGACGTCGACGAGCGGAGTCTGGGCCACGGCGTCGACGTGCTGGTCCGGACGATTCGGGAACTCGAACGGCGACATCCGGTCCCGCGTGCGACCGTCGGGGACGACGAGTGA
- a CDS encoding M24 family metallopeptidase: MPREQIFPEAEYERRVDRTKARMREAELDALVVSDPANMNYLTGYDGWSFYVHQAVVVTPGRDEPVWVGREMDAGGARATTHLDRESIRSYSDDHVHSPYDLHPMDYVAGVLEELGVDDGSVGLEMDASYFTAKSYTRLRENLPDATFEDATLLVGWVRIVKSERELDYMREAARISENAMRAGLDAIEEGVPEYEAARAIYDALVRGTDDYGGDYPAIVPLMPSGDHTGTPHLTWTDREFEDGDPVIVELSGCRHRYHSPLARTTFVGDPPEKLEHTADVVVEGLEAALDAVEPGVTCEAVERAWRETIAKYDIEKADRIGYSMGLGYPPDWGEHTASLRPGDETVLEEDMTFHAIPGIWTDEVGVEISETFRVTASGAETLADFPRRLFTT; the protein is encoded by the coding sequence ATGCCACGTGAACAGATATTCCCGGAAGCGGAGTACGAACGGCGGGTCGACCGGACGAAGGCGCGGATGCGCGAGGCGGAGTTGGACGCGCTCGTCGTCTCAGACCCGGCGAACATGAACTACCTGACGGGGTACGACGGCTGGTCGTTCTACGTCCATCAGGCCGTCGTCGTGACGCCCGGGCGCGACGAACCCGTCTGGGTCGGTCGGGAGATGGACGCGGGGGGCGCGCGAGCGACGACGCACCTCGACCGCGAGAGCATCCGCTCGTACAGCGACGACCACGTCCACTCGCCGTACGACCTCCACCCGATGGACTACGTCGCCGGCGTCCTCGAAGAACTGGGCGTCGACGACGGATCCGTCGGACTGGAGATGGACGCGTCGTACTTCACCGCGAAGTCGTACACGCGACTGCGGGAGAACCTCCCGGACGCCACCTTCGAGGACGCGACCCTGCTCGTGGGCTGGGTTCGCATCGTGAAGTCCGAGCGGGAACTCGACTACATGCGCGAGGCCGCCCGCATCTCCGAGAACGCGATGCGGGCGGGGTTAGACGCCATCGAGGAGGGCGTCCCGGAGTACGAGGCGGCGCGGGCCATCTACGACGCCCTCGTCCGCGGCACCGACGACTACGGCGGCGACTACCCCGCCATCGTCCCGTTGATGCCGTCGGGCGACCACACGGGGACGCCGCACCTGACGTGGACGGACCGCGAGTTCGAGGACGGCGACCCGGTCATCGTCGAACTGTCGGGCTGTCGGCACCGCTATCACTCCCCGCTCGCGCGGACGACGTTCGTCGGCGACCCCCCCGAGAAACTCGAACACACCGCCGACGTCGTCGTCGAGGGACTCGAAGCCGCCCTCGACGCCGTCGAACCGGGCGTCACCTGCGAGGCCGTCGAACGGGCGTGGCGGGAGACCATCGCGAAGTACGACATCGAGAAAGCCGACCGAATCGGCTACTCGATGGGGTTGGGCTACCCGCCGGACTGGGGCGAACACACGGCGAGCCTCCGTCCCGGAGACGAGACGGTGCTGGAGGAGGACATGACGTTCCACGCGATTCCCGGCATCTGGACGGACGAGGTGGGCGTCGAGATAAGCGAGACGTTCCGCGTCACCGCCTCCGGCGCGGAGACGCTCGCGGACTTCCCGCGGCGATTGTTCACGACCTGA
- a CDS encoding TIGR00341 family protein — MRLVQVMIPTGKRKTVLELLDEEGIDYAVSDETSGRDYTALVSFPLPSAAVEPVLEKLREVGIERDAYTVVVDAETVVSERFEALEERYEEENGDSDRIAREELAANADELAPPLPSFVLMTVVSAVVATAGVLLDSPAVVVGSMVIAPLVGPAMSTSVGTVIDDREMAVEGIKLQVLGTAIAIAAAAIFAVVLRASGIVPLTAEEVFAISEVRERLAPDVLSLVIALGAGAAGAAAVSSGVSAALVGVMIAAALVPPIAVVGVALAWGQPVAMLGPFVLVLVNILSINFVALIVLWQMGYRPQLWFREEEAKSATVSRLASIGLILLVLSSVLVGVTYGTYRTATFETEAESAVSAELPEEASLLSMDVQYDGFPFQTPTRVVVTVGYPPDASPPDVGGQVRPRIDELAPKPLGPLGSRDVAVEVRYVPVDQPRRVGGATDDASVLAGDPAAVAGRSGAVPA; from the coding sequence GTGCGACTCGTACAGGTGATGATTCCGACGGGGAAACGAAAGACGGTCCTCGAACTGCTGGACGAGGAGGGGATAGACTACGCCGTCTCCGACGAGACGAGCGGTCGCGACTACACCGCGCTCGTCTCCTTTCCGCTGCCGTCGGCCGCCGTCGAACCCGTGCTGGAGAAGTTGCGCGAGGTGGGTATCGAACGCGACGCCTACACCGTCGTCGTCGACGCCGAAACCGTCGTCTCCGAGCGGTTCGAGGCGCTGGAAGAGCGGTACGAGGAGGAGAACGGGGACAGCGACCGAATCGCGCGAGAGGAACTCGCCGCCAACGCGGACGAGTTGGCCCCGCCGCTCCCGTCGTTCGTCCTCATGACCGTCGTGAGCGCGGTGGTCGCCACCGCGGGCGTCCTCCTCGACTCGCCGGCCGTCGTCGTCGGGTCGATGGTCATCGCCCCCCTCGTCGGCCCCGCGATGTCGACGAGCGTCGGAACCGTCATCGACGACCGGGAGATGGCGGTCGAGGGCATCAAACTGCAGGTGCTCGGCACCGCCATCGCCATCGCCGCCGCGGCCATCTTCGCCGTCGTCCTCCGTGCGTCCGGTATCGTCCCGCTGACGGCCGAGGAGGTGTTCGCCATCAGCGAAGTGCGCGAGCGGCTCGCGCCGGACGTACTGTCGCTCGTCATCGCCCTCGGCGCCGGTGCCGCGGGGGCGGCCGCCGTCTCGTCGGGCGTCTCCGCCGCGCTCGTCGGCGTCATGATAGCGGCCGCGCTGGTGCCGCCCATCGCCGTCGTCGGCGTCGCCCTGGCCTGGGGACAGCCGGTGGCGATGCTGGGGCCATTCGTGCTGGTGCTCGTCAACATCCTGTCGATAAACTTCGTCGCCCTCATCGTCCTCTGGCAGATGGGCTACCGGCCGCAACTGTGGTTCCGCGAGGAGGAGGCCAAGTCGGCGACCGTCTCGCGCCTCGCCAGCATCGGGCTGATTCTCCTCGTCCTGTCGTCGGTTCTCGTCGGCGTCACCTACGGCACCTACCGCACCGCGACGTTCGAGACGGAGGCGGAGAGCGCGGTCAGCGCGGAACTCCCCGAAGAGGCGTCGCTCCTGTCGATGGACGTGCAGTACGACGGCTTCCCGTTCCAGACGCCGACCCGCGTCGTCGTCACCGTCGGCTACCCGCCCGACGCGTCGCCGCCCGACGTCGGCGGGCAAGTCCGCCCGCGCATCGACGAACTCGCGCCGAAACCGCTCGGTCCGCTGGGGAGCCGCGACGTGGCGGTCGAAGTGCGGTACGTCCCCGTCGACCAGCCCAGACGGGTCGGGGGAGCGACCGACGACGCGTCGGTGCTGGCCGGCGACCCGGCCGCGGTGGCGGGTCGCTCCGGGGCGGTGCCGGCGTGA
- a CDS encoding SIMPL domain-containing protein produces MQRRFRTVVLPVTLAALLALSGCLAPLQADGGADDASAQQVANAQQLSDAPGRTITVSGDGEVSTEADLAVLTVAVTATASSADDARAQVAERSETMRQALRDAGVPDDAVTTAHFRVGPQYNYDGKERNVTGYQAIHAYTIEVAPDRAGEVIDVAVGNGADEVQQVTFTLTDETRADLREEALRAAMDAARTDADTLADAANLSIAGVHSVSTSGGFNPVGTRVAYETADAGGASTSFEPGPVTVTATVSVTYEAE; encoded by the coding sequence ATGCAACGTCGATTCAGAACGGTCGTCCTCCCGGTCACCCTCGCAGCGCTCCTCGCCCTGTCGGGGTGTCTCGCGCCGCTACAGGCCGACGGCGGCGCGGACGACGCCAGCGCACAGCAAGTCGCGAACGCCCAGCAACTGTCGGACGCGCCGGGCCGAACCATCACCGTCTCCGGGGACGGCGAAGTGTCCACCGAGGCGGACCTCGCCGTCCTCACCGTCGCCGTGACGGCGACGGCGTCCTCGGCCGACGACGCCCGCGCGCAGGTCGCAGAGCGATCCGAGACGATGCGGCAGGCGCTCCGTGACGCCGGCGTCCCGGACGACGCCGTGACCACGGCGCACTTCCGCGTCGGTCCGCAGTACAACTACGACGGCAAGGAGCGGAACGTGACCGGCTACCAGGCGATCCACGCGTACACTATCGAAGTCGCGCCCGACCGCGCGGGCGAAGTGATAGACGTGGCCGTCGGCAACGGCGCTGACGAGGTCCAGCAGGTCACCTTCACGCTCACGGACGAGACGCGCGCCGACCTCCGCGAGGAGGCCCTGCGCGCCGCGATGGACGCCGCCCGCACCGACGCCGACACCCTCGCCGACGCGGCGAACCTCTCCATCGCGGGCGTCCACTCCGTCTCCACGTCCGGTGGCTTCAACCCCGTCGGCACCCGCGTGGCCTACGAGACGGCGGACGCCGGCGGCGCGAGCACGTCCTTCGAACCCGGCCCGGTGACGGTGACCGCGACGGTCAGCGTGACGTACGAGGCCGAGTAG
- a CDS encoding aminomethyltransferase family protein, with the protein MTSNRHHPNHPDVDQSDRTIPRNLRQTGDADVDLLISTRVRQSPFWHLSVEAGCRQATVYNHMYHPRAYIDPDEGGLDAEYDLLVDEVTLMDVAVERQIRVEGPDAEAFVNYVITRDATDIEPMRGKYAICCNQDGGILNDFVLLRLADDEFWFSIADADLKQWLQGVTVNSEFEVDIDEIDVSPMQVQGPKSPAVMESLVGDVVEDIPYYGLMEATVNDVPVLVSQTGFSGEAGFEIYVREATKNAEAVWNPVLETVEAHGGTATGISHQRRIAAGIMSLGQDMDDETSPFQVNLGYQVPDDKDADYVGKAELERQRDAIENGDFPFTHKLVGLKMAGEPIRDYAPDFWLVSDPETGDECGYLTSAWWNPELETNIGLGFVPAAKLQAATDVPLDDSIYDADVDAEFEVHLPDEYAEEPGEPVYATVAKVPFKESVNPSAREQAKIHARDDMNDSGSRSSGERE; encoded by the coding sequence ATGACGAGTAATCGACACCATCCGAACCACCCCGACGTCGACCAATCGGATCGGACCATCCCCAGAAATCTCCGTCAGACGGGCGACGCGGACGTCGACCTCCTGATATCGACTCGAGTTCGGCAGTCACCGTTCTGGCATCTCTCCGTCGAGGCGGGATGTCGGCAGGCGACGGTCTACAATCACATGTACCACCCGCGGGCGTACATCGACCCCGACGAGGGCGGGTTGGACGCCGAGTACGACCTGCTGGTCGACGAGGTGACGCTGATGGACGTCGCCGTCGAGCGCCAGATCCGCGTCGAGGGGCCCGATGCCGAGGCGTTCGTCAACTACGTCATCACGCGAGACGCGACCGACATCGAGCCGATGCGCGGGAAGTACGCCATCTGCTGCAATCAGGACGGCGGCATCCTCAACGACTTCGTCCTGTTACGACTCGCCGACGACGAGTTCTGGTTCTCCATCGCGGACGCCGACCTGAAACAGTGGCTCCAAGGCGTCACGGTCAACTCCGAGTTCGAGGTCGACATCGACGAGATCGACGTCTCGCCGATGCAAGTCCAAGGCCCGAAATCGCCTGCGGTGATGGAGTCGCTCGTCGGAGACGTGGTCGAAGACATCCCGTACTACGGACTGATGGAAGCCACGGTCAACGACGTCCCGGTGCTGGTGAGTCAGACCGGCTTCTCCGGAGAGGCGGGATTCGAGATATACGTCCGTGAGGCGACGAAGAACGCCGAAGCGGTGTGGAACCCGGTACTCGAAACGGTCGAGGCCCACGGCGGTACCGCGACGGGGATATCCCATCAACGACGTATCGCAGCCGGAATCATGTCGCTGGGGCAGGACATGGACGACGAGACGTCGCCGTTCCAGGTCAACCTCGGCTATCAGGTGCCCGACGACAAGGACGCGGACTACGTCGGCAAAGCCGAACTGGAACGCCAGCGAGACGCCATCGAGAACGGCGACTTCCCGTTCACGCACAAACTGGTCGGCCTGAAGATGGCCGGCGAACCGATCCGGGACTACGCTCCCGACTTCTGGCTCGTCTCGGACCCCGAGACCGGCGACGAGTGCGGCTATCTGACGTCGGCGTGGTGGAATCCGGAACTGGAGACCAACATCGGCCTCGGATTCGTGCCGGCGGCGAAACTGCAGGCCGCGACCGACGTTCCGCTCGACGACTCGATATACGACGCGGACGTCGACGCGGAGTTCGAAGTCCACCTCCCGGACGAGTACGCCGAGGAGCCCGGCGAACCCGTCTATGCGACGGTCGCGAAGGTTCCGTTCAAGGAGTCGGTCAATCCCAGCGCTCGCGAACAGGCCAAGATTCACGCCAGGGACGATATGAACGATTCCGGGTCTCGGTCGTCTGGAGAACGAGAATAG
- a CDS encoding NOG1 family protein, with protein sequence MIFESLPTTPRSEELLDKAFSRAARSGRAKSGLEAQESMLQTASSILSDNLENVVTEWPDFGTVDPFYYELADAIVDVSDPGSDDDPDHRPGGVDELRQSLSEVTWASRQIAEIRREYQSKMRKSDPETARKHRKQAFARMADIVEEVSEDLLRIGEARDALKNLPDIRPDEPAIVVAGYPNVGKSSFVNHVTRASNEIARYPFTTKGVQIGHFERDRIRYQIIDTPGLLDRPEADRNDIEKQAVSALEHLADAVLFVVDASGACGYPLDAQLELRDAVERRFAERDVPVLTVCNKSDRSTDVAADYYMSVETEEGVDDVLAAAVDAVDWSPDIPPSRQE encoded by the coding sequence ATGATTTTCGAGTCCCTCCCGACGACGCCGCGGTCGGAGGAACTTCTCGACAAAGCCTTCTCGCGTGCCGCGCGGTCCGGTCGGGCGAAGTCGGGACTGGAGGCCCAGGAGTCGATGCTCCAGACGGCTTCGTCCATCCTCTCGGACAACCTGGAGAACGTCGTCACCGAGTGGCCCGACTTCGGGACGGTCGACCCGTTCTACTACGAACTCGCCGACGCCATCGTGGACGTCTCGGACCCGGGGTCGGACGACGACCCGGACCATCGCCCCGGCGGCGTCGACGAACTCAGACAGAGTCTCTCGGAGGTGACGTGGGCGAGTCGGCAGATAGCCGAGATTCGTCGCGAGTACCAGTCGAAGATGCGGAAGTCCGACCCGGAGACGGCCCGCAAACACCGCAAACAGGCGTTCGCCCGGATGGCCGACATCGTCGAGGAAGTCTCCGAGGACCTCCTGCGAATCGGCGAGGCCCGCGACGCCCTGAAGAACCTCCCCGACATCCGCCCCGACGAACCGGCCATCGTCGTCGCCGGCTACCCGAACGTCGGCAAGTCGTCGTTCGTCAACCACGTCACCCGCGCGTCCAACGAGATAGCGCGCTACCCGTTCACGACGAAGGGCGTCCAGATAGGCCACTTCGAGCGCGACCGGATTCGATACCAGATCATCGACACGCCCGGCCTCCTCGACAGGCCCGAGGCGGACCGCAACGACATCGAGAAGCAGGCCGTCAGCGCCCTCGAACACCTCGCGGACGCCGTCCTGTTCGTCGTCGACGCCAGCGGCGCGTGCGGCTACCCGCTCGACGCGCAGTTGGAACTGCGCGACGCCGTCGAACGCCGGTTCGCCGAACGCGACGTGCCGGTACTCACCGTCTGCAACAAGAGCGACCGCTCGACCGACGTGGCGGCGGACTACTACATGAGCGTCGAGACGGAGGAGGGCGTCGACGACGTGCTCGCCGCCGCCGTCGACGCCGTCGACTGGAGCCCCGACATCCCGCCGTCGCGGCAGGAGTAG
- a CDS encoding DUF5518 domain-containing protein, with the protein MNTDWRAVAVGFVVILVVGAVGLSLPLLGQIGAGLVGGFAAGYLAGGTLGDGAWNGLLAGSISGVVLTLVLALLGSVLGLAGGPLGAFLGGAGVFLVGLVVTVLFAVDSAIAGAIGSWAKAR; encoded by the coding sequence ATGAACACGGACTGGCGTGCCGTCGCCGTCGGCTTCGTCGTGATACTCGTCGTCGGGGCGGTCGGACTCTCGCTCCCCCTCCTCGGACAGATAGGCGCCGGCCTCGTCGGCGGGTTCGCCGCGGGCTACCTCGCGGGCGGAACGCTCGGCGACGGCGCGTGGAACGGGCTCCTCGCGGGGTCCATCTCCGGCGTCGTCCTCACCCTCGTCCTCGCCCTGTTGGGGAGCGTCCTCGGACTCGCCGGTGGACCGCTGGGGGCGTTCCTCGGCGGCGCGGGCGTCTTCCTCGTGGGACTGGTGGTGACGGTCCTCTTCGCCGTCGACAGCGCCATCGCGGGCGCTATCGGGTCGTGGGCGAAGGCTCGGTGA
- a CDS encoding DUF367 family protein: MSDASSPSLHVRYEGDDDPAKCTARKLSRFDLAELHRSDRATPYGVVLNPHAERALSPADAGATTLVALDCSWESAGEAMFSLPGDHRALPYLVAANPVNFGRPMQLTTVEALAAALSIFGHADHAERILSKFTWGHTFLELNEEPLRRYADCEDSSAVVEIQQEYLERGD, translated from the coding sequence GTGTCCGACGCCTCGTCTCCGAGCCTGCACGTCCGCTACGAGGGCGACGACGACCCCGCGAAGTGTACGGCGCGGAAACTCTCGCGGTTCGACCTCGCCGAACTCCACCGGTCCGACCGCGCGACGCCGTACGGCGTCGTCCTCAATCCGCACGCCGAACGCGCCCTCTCGCCGGCGGACGCGGGCGCGACGACCCTCGTCGCCCTCGACTGCTCGTGGGAGTCGGCCGGCGAGGCGATGTTCTCGCTGCCGGGCGACCACCGCGCGCTCCCGTACCTCGTCGCGGCCAACCCGGTCAACTTCGGGCGGCCGATGCAACTCACCACGGTGGAGGCACTCGCCGCCGCCCTCTCCATCTTCGGTCACGCCGACCACGCCGAGCGAATCCTCTCGAAGTTCACGTGGGGGCACACGTTCCTCGAACTGAACGAGGAACCGCTCAGACGCTACGCCGACTGCGAGGACTCCTCGGCGGTGGTCGAGATTCAGCAGGAGTATCTGGAGCGCGGCGACTGA
- a CDS encoding nuclear transport factor 2 family protein: protein MDSDAAASGRGLVETYYDAVDAGDYDRLASVLAPDVVHDRPDRTLSGRETFVSFMRDGRPETETRHEVTATYRADDGGRVARGRLVGADGGGRFDFVDVFDVGDDGIRRIETFVRDDLRRG from the coding sequence ATGGACTCGGACGCCGCCGCGTCGGGACGGGGACTCGTCGAGACGTACTACGACGCCGTCGACGCCGGCGACTACGACCGCCTCGCGTCGGTGCTTGCGCCCGACGTCGTCCACGACAGGCCCGACCGGACGCTGTCGGGACGCGAGACGTTCGTCTCGTTCATGCGCGACGGTCGCCCCGAGACGGAGACGCGCCACGAGGTGACGGCGACGTACCGCGCCGACGACGGCGGCCGGGTCGCCCGCGGCCGACTGGTCGGGGCGGACGGGGGCGGACGCTTCGACTTCGTGGACGTGTTCGACGTCGGCGACGACGGCATCCGGCGCATCGAGACGTTCGTGCGCGACGACCTGCGGCGCGGATAG
- the serS gene encoding serine--tRNA ligase: MISRQFLRENPETVREALRNKGMDDVDLDHVLEVDDEWRSLKQRGDELRHERNETSSKIGDLKAEGKDEEAQEAIERSQELKAELADVEDRADELEAELEERLLELPQIPHEDVPVGEDESDNVERRREGFEDLRELPDEVVPHYDLGEELDVLDFERGAKVAGGGFYFAKGDGARLEHALVQFMMDVHREQGYTDLFPPIPVNSRSMEGTGQFPKFTDDAYRLGGSNEEAYDDDDLWLCPTAEVPVTNMYRDEILLDDDLPVKHQAYTPNFRREAGEHGTETRGIVRVHQFNKVEMVNFVRPEESYDRFDELLDDAEEVLRRLELPYRILEMCTGDLGFTQAKKYDIEVWAPGDDMEDGPEEGGRWLEVSSVSNFEDFQARRAGLRYRPERHESAEYLHTLNGSGLAVPRVVVAILEYYQNDDGTVTVPEALRPYMGGLEVIEGHEHVGESAVGAGRKD; the protein is encoded by the coding sequence ATGATTAGCAGGCAGTTCCTCCGCGAGAACCCGGAGACGGTTCGGGAGGCGCTTCGCAACAAAGGGATGGACGACGTGGACCTCGACCACGTCCTCGAGGTGGACGACGAGTGGCGGTCGCTGAAGCAACGCGGCGACGAACTCCGCCACGAGCGCAACGAGACGTCGTCGAAGATAGGCGACCTGAAGGCCGAGGGAAAGGACGAGGAAGCCCAGGAGGCCATCGAACGGTCGCAGGAACTGAAGGCCGAGTTGGCCGACGTCGAGGACCGCGCGGACGAACTCGAGGCCGAGTTGGAGGAGCGACTGCTCGAACTCCCGCAGATTCCCCACGAGGACGTCCCCGTCGGCGAGGACGAGTCGGACAACGTCGAACGCCGCCGCGAGGGGTTCGAGGACCTGCGCGAGTTGCCCGACGAGGTGGTCCCGCACTACGACCTCGGCGAGGAACTGGACGTCCTCGACTTCGAACGCGGCGCGAAGGTCGCCGGCGGCGGCTTCTACTTCGCCAAGGGCGACGGGGCGCGCCTCGAACACGCCCTCGTCCAGTTCATGATGGACGTCCACCGCGAACAGGGCTACACCGACCTGTTCCCGCCCATCCCGGTGAACTCGCGGTCGATGGAGGGGACGGGCCAGTTCCCCAAGTTCACCGACGACGCCTACCGCCTCGGCGGGTCGAACGAGGAGGCGTACGACGACGACGACCTGTGGCTCTGCCCCACCGCCGAAGTGCCCGTCACGAACATGTACCGCGACGAGATTCTGCTCGACGACGACCTGCCTGTGAAGCACCAGGCGTACACGCCGAACTTCCGGCGCGAGGCGGGCGAACACGGCACCGAGACGCGGGGCATCGTCCGCGTCCACCAGTTCAACAAGGTGGAGATGGTCAACTTCGTCCGCCCCGAGGAGTCGTACGACCGCTTCGACGAACTTCTGGACGACGCCGAGGAGGTGCTTCGCCGCCTCGAACTCCCGTACCGCATCCTCGAGATGTGTACCGGTGACCTCGGCTTCACGCAGGCGAAGAAGTACGACATCGAGGTGTGGGCGCCGGGCGACGACATGGAGGACGGCCCCGAGGAGGGCGGCCGGTGGCTGGAGGTGTCGTCGGTGTCGAACTTCGAGGACTTCCAGGCCCGCCGCGCCGGCCTCCGCTACCGACCCGAACGCCACGAGTCGGCCGAGTACCTCCACACGCTGAACGGGTCGGGCCTCGCCGTCCCGCGCGTCGTCGTCGCCATCCTCGAGTACTACCAGAACGACGACGGCACCGTGACCGTCCCCGAAGCGCTCCGCCCGTACATGGGCGGCCTCGAGGTCATCGAGGGCCACGAACACGTCGGCGAGTCGGCCGTCGGCGCGGGTCGGAAGGACTGA